A section of the Cinclus cinclus chromosome 27, bCinCin1.1, whole genome shotgun sequence genome encodes:
- the LRRN2 gene encoding leucine-rich repeat neuronal protein 2, with amino-acid sequence MRGLQPSCLLLCVVAASAMPTVPWRVACPPRCVCQIRPWYTPRSAYREAATVDCNDLFITSVPPELPEGTQTLLLQSNNIARLEQGELGYLRNLSELDLSQNSFSDIWDFGLRNMPQLLSLHLEENQLSQLPDGSFPGLGNLQELYLNHNRLRSIAPRAFAGLGGLLRLHLNSNLLRTLDGRWFQMLPSLEILMVGGNKVDAILDMNFRPLGNLRSLVLAGMQLREISDYALEGLRSLESLSFYDNKLADVPKRALQQVPGLKFLDLNKNPLQRVKQSDFTNMLHLKELGLNNMDELVSIDQFALINLPELTKLDVTNNPKLSFIHPKAFQHLPQLETLMLNNNALSALHRQTVESLPNLQEISIHGNPLRCDCVIRWVNSTRPRVRFIEPQSTLCAEPPDLQRRHIRDVPFREMTEQCLPLISARSVPAHLDAELGDDVALHCRALAEPEPEIYWVTPAGVKLLPFGDDGKFKVHSEGTLEIRGIAASDAGLYTCVAHNLLGADTRGVRVSVNRSFPLGQAELQLLVVDVQPHHVLLAWRPSLNAVSSNLTWARSVPGSRLGEARIPAGIHSFNVTRLRPDTEYRACLRVALVASPVRVACVTTRTKEATQGMLWGQGTLVTALLLCLLLLGAAARAGSRRESLRRAGAVHVVYPLRPRGHLLAVEVQAAPLEC; translated from the coding sequence ATGAGAggcctccagcccagctgcctctTGCTGTGCGTGGTGGCCGCCAGCGCCATGCCCACGGTGCCCTGGCGGGTGGCGTGTCCCCCGCGCTGCGTCTGCCAGATCCGGCCTTGGTACACGCCCCGCTCCGCATACCGCGAGGCGGCCACGGTGGATTGCAACGACCTCTTCATCACCTCGGTGCCCCCCGAGCTGCCCGAGGGCACgcagaccctgctgctgcagagcaacAACATcgccaggctggagcagggcgAGCTGGGCTACCTGCGGAACCTGTCGGAGCTGGATCTGTCGCAGAACAGCTTCTCTGACATCTGGGATTTTGGGCTCAGGAATATGCCCCAGCTGCTCAGCCTGCACCTGGAGGAGAatcagctctcccagctgcccGACGGCAGCTTCCCGGGTTTGGGGAACCTTCAGGAGCTCTACCTGAACCACAACCGGCTCCGCAGCATCGCCCCTCGCGCCTTCGCCGGCCTGGGCGGCCTCCTGCGGCTCCACCTCAACTCCAACCTGCTGAGGACGCTGGACGGCCGCTGGTTCCAGATGCTGCCGAGCCTGGAGATCCTCATGGTCGGGGGGAACAAGGTGGACGCCATCCTGGACATGAATTTCCGGCCTTTGGGCAACCTGCGGAGTTTGGTGCTGGCCGGGATGCAGCTGAGGGAGATCTCGGATTACGCCCTGGAAGGGTTGAGGAGCCTGGAGAGCCTCTCCTTCTACGACAACAAGCTGGCAGATGTCCCCAAGAGGGCTCTGCAGCAGGTGCCCGGCCTGAAATTCCTGGATCTGAACAAGAACCCGCTGCAGAGGGTCAAGCAGAGCGACTTCACCAACATGCTGCACCTCAAGGAGCTGGGCCTCAACAACATGGACGAGCTGGTGTCCATCGACCAGTTCGCCCTCATCAACCTCCCCGAGCTGACCAAGCTGGACGTCACCAACAACCCCAAGCTGTCCTTCATCCACCCCAAGGCCTTCCAGCACCTTCCGCAGCTGGAGACGCTGATGCTCAACAACAACGCCCTAAGTGCCTTGCACCGGCAGACGGTGGAGTCGCTGCCCAACCTGCAGGAGATCAGCATCCACGGAAACCCTCTGCGCTGCGACTGCGTCATCCGCTGGGTCAACAGCACCCGGCCCCGCGTGCGCTTCATCGAGCCCCAGTCCACGCTCTGCGCCGAGCCCCCCGACCTCCAGCGCCGCCACATCCGCGACGTTCCCTTCAGGGAGATGACGGAGCAGTGCCTGCCGCTCATCTCCGCCCGCAGCGTCCCGGCGCACCTGGACGCCGAGCTTGGGGACGACGTGGCGCTGCACTGCCGGGCGCTggcggagccggagccggagaTTTATTGGGTGACGCCAGCTGGGGTGAAGCTGCTGCCGTTCGGGGATGACGGGAAATTCAAGGTGCACTCCGAGGGGACGCTGGAGATCCGCGGGATCGCGGCGAGCGACGCCGGGCTCTACACGTGCGTCGCTCACAACCTGCTGGGCGCCGACACCCGCGGCGTCCGCGTGTCGGTCAACCGCTCCTTCCCGCTGGGCCAGGccgagctgcagctgctggtggtggaTGTCCAACCCCACCACGTCCTGTTGGCCTGGCGGCCGAGCCTCAACGCCGTCTCCTCCAACCTCACCTGGGCCAGATCGGTGCCGGGTTCCCGGTTGGGAGAGGCGAGGATCCCGGCGGGAATCCACAGCTTCAACGTCACCCGGCTGCGCCCCGACACCGAGTACCGCGCGTGCCTGCGCGTCGCCTTGGTGGCATCGCCCGTCAGGGTGGCTTGTGTCACCACCAGGACTAAAGAGGCCAcgcaggggatgctgtggggacaggggacgCTGGTGACGgcgctgctgctgtgcctgctgctcctgggggcGGCGGCGCGCGCCGGATCCCGGCGGGAATCGCTCCGTAGGGCCGGGGCCGTGCACGTGGTTTATCCCCTGCGGCCCCGGGGACACCTCCTGGCCGTGGAGGTGCAGGCGGCGCCCTTGGAGTGTTGA